Genomic window (Cucurbita pepo subsp. pepo cultivar mu-cu-16 unplaced genomic scaffold, ASM280686v2 Cp4.1_scaffold002693, whole genome shotgun sequence):
GAGTCTTTAAACCTCTCCTGGGAAGAAGCAGGTCCTCTAGTTTCAGACGTTTAGTTCAAAACGCTTTGGAGCACCTCGAAACCCTAAAGAAGCTTCGGCATGGCCGGTACGTCGAAGATCGAAAGGACGCTGCTCGTCTCCTTCATGAAGGCCTTCCCAAACTAGCCCTCTCTCGGGTACGTCTCTCATCCCCTTTTCGATTAACTTTCAGATCATTCGACATAAATTATGGATGATGTGCGCAGTGCGAGCAAATGATTCGACACCAAAATCTAATGGATGCTTATGGCATGATGGAAGGGTATCTGAATCTGTTGAGGGAAAGATTGTACCTCCTTGCACCTGGAAGGTTTGCTACTTTACCAATGAATTTTCAGAATTAAATTCCcatttttccaaaataaaaatttgagaatagTATTAATGTTTACATAGAGAGTGCCCTAAAGAATTGGAGGAGGCAGTGTCGAGTGTGGTATTTGCAGCTTCAAGATGTGAGGACTTTCCAGAGCTTGAAGAGATTAAATCGGTATTGAGTTCTAGATTTGGCAGAGAGTTTGCTGCTCGTGCTGTTGAATTACGCATCAATAA
Coding sequences:
- the LOC111786761 gene encoding uncharacterized protein LOC111786761 gives rise to the protein MRKLRRVFKPLLGRSRSSSFRRLVQNALEHLETLKKLRHGRYVEDRKDAARLLHEGLPKLALSRCEQMIRHQNLMDAYGMMEGYLNLLRERLYLLAPGRECPKELEEAVSSVVFAASRCEDFPELEEIKSVLSSRFGREFAARAVELRINNTVNHS